The Clupea harengus chromosome 6, Ch_v2.0.2, whole genome shotgun sequence genome contains a region encoding:
- the lbx2 gene encoding transcription factor LBX2 — MTSSKDMKAGSVLQSSGEERRRGPLDQLPPPANSNKPLTPFSIEDILNKPSAKKTVASLCPPRVLEKVTGSTAARNGITTPSSPLCALEELASKTFKGLEVSLIQTAEGREHLNAFGQRQASKKRRKSRTAFTNHQIYELEKRFLYQKYLSPADRDQIAQQLGLTNAQVITWFQNRRAKLKRDLEEMKADVESLKKIPPQTLQKLVTMEDIDDPQSSSGAISPSISPSSQGHRAFPQSPSSSRGQTTDEFSEEDEEIEVDD; from the exons ATGACCTCTAGTAAAGACATGAAGGCAGGATCCGTGTTGCAGTCCAGcggcgaggagaggagacggggtCCTTTGGACCAACTCCCACCCCCGGCAAACTCGAACAAACCTCTCACCCCCTTCAGTATTGAGGATATTTTGAACAAACCGTCTGCGAAGAAAACCGTGGCAAGTCTATGTCCACCCCGAGTCCTGGAGAAAGTGACCGGCTCGACTGCAGCTAGGAACGGTATTACCACTCCCTCTTCACCGTTATGCGCTTTGGAGGAACTAGCCAGCAAAACATTTAAAGGTCTGGAAGTCAGCCTTATACAAACAGCAGAAG GTCGAGAGCATCTGAACGCATTTGGACAACGACAGGCTTCCAAAAAGAGACGAAAGTCTCGCACCGCTTTTACCAACCACCAAATCTACGAACTGGAGAAGCGCTTTTTGTACCAGAAATACTTATCACCAGCCGATAGAGACCAGATAGCCCAACAACTGGGTCTGACCAACGCTCAGGTCATCACCTGGTTCCAGAACAGACGAGCGAAGCTCAAACGGGACTTGGAAGAGATGAAGGCGGACGTGGAGTCCTTAAAGAAAATCCCCCCGCAAACTCTGCAGAAACTGGTGACTATGGAGGACATTGACGATCCCCAGAGTAGTTCTGGGGCCATCTCTCCCAGCATTTCCCCCTCTTCGCAAGGACACCGAGCCTTTCCTCAGTCCCCGTCTTCGTCCAGAGGCCAAACCACAGACGAATTCTCAGAAGAGGATGAAGAAATCGAGGTGGACGATTGA